One region of Lampris incognitus isolate fLamInc1 chromosome 4, fLamInc1.hap2, whole genome shotgun sequence genomic DNA includes:
- the arl6 gene encoding ADP-ribosylation factor-like protein 6, whose translation MGLFDKLAGWLGLKKREVNVLCLGLDNSGKTTIINQLKPSNAQTQDIVPTIGFSIEKFKTSSLSFTVFDMSGQGRYRNLWEHYYKEGQAIIFVIDSADKLRMVVAKEELDTLLNHADIKHRRIPILFFANKIDVRDALSSVKVSQLLFLEKIKDKPWHICASDAVKGEGLQEGVDWLQDQIRSMRT comes from the exons ATGGGGCTGTTTGACAAGCTAGCAGGATGGCTGGGGTTGAAGAAGAGGGAAGTGAACGTGCTGTGCCTGGGACTGGACAACAGCGGCAAAACCACCATCATCAACCAACTAAAACCCTCCAAT GCCCAGACCCAAGACATCGTCCCAACCATTGGCTTCAGCATAGAAAAGTTCAAGACATCAAG TCTTTCTTTCACAGTGTTTGACATGTCAGGCCAGGGCAGATACAGAAACCTCTGGGAACACTACTACAA GGAGGGGCAAGCCATCATATTTGTCATTGACAGTGCAGACAAGTTGAGGATGGTAGTGGCCAAAGAGGAGCTTGACACATTACTAAATCATGCTG ATATTAAACACAGGAGGATCCCCATCCTGTTCTTTGCCAACAAGATAGATGTGAGAGATGCTCTGTCTTCTGTCAAGGTCTCACAGCTGCTCTTTCTGGAGAAGATCAAAGACAAACCTTGGCACATCtg TGCAAGTGACGCTGTCAAGGGAGAAGGTTTGCAGGAGGGTGTCGACTGGCTGCAAG ATCAAATCAGATCGATGAGAACATGA